In one Roseburia intestinalis L1-82 genomic region, the following are encoded:
- a CDS encoding 4Fe-4S dicluster domain-containing protein encodes MSIAINKSKCVKCRRCIEVCPGNLIKADADGKAYIKEPRDCWGCTSCVKECRAEAIDFFLGADIGGRGSTLTTREDGDYRLWTVTAPDGDKTVVRINKKDANKY; translated from the coding sequence GTGAGCATAGCGATCAATAAAAGTAAATGCGTAAAATGCAGACGCTGCATCGAAGTCTGTCCGGGAAATCTGATCAAGGCAGACGCAGACGGCAAGGCATACATCAAAGAGCCGAGAGACTGCTGGGGCTGCACCTCCTGCGTCAAAGAATGCAGGGCCGAAGCCATAGACTTCTTCTTAGGGGCCGACATCGGCGGCAGAGGCAGCACCCTGACCACCAGAGAGGACGGTGACTACCGCCTCTGGACTGTCACCGCACCCGACGGCGACAAGACCGTCGTACGGATCAATAAAAAAGACGCCAACAAATATTAA
- a CDS encoding adenylyl-sulfate reductase subunit alpha — MKTEIITSDVLIIGGGTSGCYAALTIAEQNPELKVVIAEKANIIRSGCLAAGVNALNAYITEGRKPEDYVDYATKDANGIVRKDLLLSMSQGLNRVTAKLEELGLVILKDENGKYVTRGNRNIKINGENIKPILAEAVKAQKNVKVINHVNITDYITEQDKVTGAYGFDVNEKIAYIFSAKAVLCATGGAAGLYRPNNPGFSRHKMWYPPFNTGAGYAMGILAGAEMTTFEMRFIALRCKDTIAPTGTIAQGVGAKQINSLGEVYETKYGITTEERVYGTVAENQEGRGPCYLHTEGIKEEQGKDLLKAYLNMAPSQTLKWIESGKEPNEQDVEIEGTEPYIVGGHTASGYWIDDARRTTLKGLYAAGDVAGGCPQKYVTGALVEGEIAAETILKDLKQEEEGQQSEGQASKEQLEKLAQAVDQEYESCFAEKKSFFGTEQIEEAMQKVMDAYAGGIGTNYRYNEKQLNIAEEKIDQLFALTKDLTAKDTDDLLHIYEVKERLVVCKSVIAHLKARKETRWRGFGQNMDYPGTKDDWDKKAVNSVYENGKIKILFRDLTQTPDFGQKGGTL; from the coding sequence ATGAAAACAGAAATCATTACATCGGATGTGCTGATCATCGGCGGTGGAACTTCCGGCTGTTATGCGGCACTGACTATCGCAGAGCAAAACCCGGAGCTTAAGGTTGTGATCGCGGAAAAAGCGAATATCATAAGGAGCGGCTGTCTTGCAGCCGGCGTCAATGCCCTGAACGCATATATCACGGAGGGAAGAAAGCCGGAAGATTATGTCGACTATGCCACGAAGGATGCCAATGGCATTGTGAGAAAAGACCTGCTGCTCTCCATGTCGCAGGGACTCAACCGTGTGACAGCGAAGTTAGAGGAGTTAGGGCTTGTTATTTTAAAAGATGAAAACGGAAAATATGTGACAAGAGGTAACCGGAATATCAAGATCAACGGCGAGAACATCAAGCCGATCTTAGCGGAAGCCGTGAAAGCACAGAAAAACGTGAAAGTCATCAATCATGTGAACATCACGGATTACATTACAGAGCAGGATAAAGTGACCGGGGCATACGGATTTGACGTCAATGAGAAGATAGCATACATTTTTTCTGCAAAAGCAGTTTTATGTGCGACCGGCGGAGCGGCAGGACTTTACCGCCCGAACAATCCGGGATTTTCAAGACACAAGATGTGGTATCCGCCGTTTAACACCGGAGCGGGATACGCGATGGGAATTTTAGCCGGAGCAGAAATGACGACTTTTGAGATGCGTTTTATTGCACTCCGCTGTAAAGATACGATCGCACCGACCGGAACGATCGCACAGGGCGTCGGGGCAAAACAGATCAACTCCCTCGGAGAGGTCTATGAGACGAAATATGGCATTACGACTGAGGAGCGTGTCTACGGTACCGTGGCGGAGAATCAGGAGGGAAGAGGCCCGTGTTACCTGCATACGGAAGGCATTAAGGAAGAGCAGGGCAAAGATCTGTTAAAGGCATATTTAAATATGGCACCGAGCCAGACTTTAAAATGGATCGAGAGCGGAAAAGAGCCGAATGAGCAGGATGTCGAGATCGAGGGCACCGAGCCTTACATCGTGGGTGGTCATACCGCAAGCGGCTACTGGATCGATGATGCGAGAAGAACCACATTAAAAGGACTTTATGCAGCCGGGGATGTCGCCGGAGGATGCCCGCAGAAATATGTGACCGGAGCACTCGTGGAGGGCGAGATCGCGGCGGAGACGATTCTAAAGGATCTGAAGCAGGAAGAGGAAGGTCAGCAGTCAGAAGGACAGGCTTCAAAGGAACAGTTAGAAAAGCTGGCACAGGCAGTCGATCAGGAATATGAGTCCTGTTTTGCAGAGAAAAAATCATTCTTTGGCACGGAACAGATCGAGGAAGCCATGCAGAAAGTCATGGATGCCTACGCAGGCGGGATCGGAACGAATTACCGCTACAATGAGAAACAGCTCAATATCGCGGAAGAAAAAATTGACCAGCTTTTCGCACTGACCAAAGATCTGACCGCAAAAGATACGGATGACCTGTTACATATTTATGAAGTAAAGGAACGCTTAGTCGTATGTAAAAGCGTCATCGCACATCTAAAAGCGCGGAAAGAGACACGCTGGCGTGGTTTCGGACAGAACATGGACTATCCGGGAACAAAAGATGACTGGGATAAAAAAGCAGTCAATTCCGTCTATGAAAACGGTAAAATCAAAATTCTGTTCCGTGATCTGACACAGACACCGGATTTTGGTCAGAAAGGAGGCACCCTGTGA
- a CDS encoding sulfate/molybdate ABC transporter ATP-binding protein, whose translation MAVNVLLEMERIMAEQNYVELRHVNKKYKDFQASDDINFGIGKGKLIGLLGPSGSGKTTILRMLAGLEHADSGEIIIDGRVVNDVPASERGIGFVFQNYALFRYMTVYDNIAFGLDVKKWKKADIRRRVDELVELVGLKGFEKRYPNQLSGGQRQRVAFARALAPNPELLLLDEPFAAIDAKVRQELRSWLREMITRVGITSIFVTHDQDEAIEVADEIIITNHGHIEQAGTPIEIYSQPKTPFVTEFMGSPTRISNITSFHGYEELGEGLHAVVRPEHVSVTKKTEQSRFSSSVEEGVVERVMFRGREVELHVRVHDVLLVANRRLEEASITEGERVNVFIYQVFAFPAGENGTQNVNIVENANIETEKLFYI comes from the coding sequence ATGGCAGTAAATGTACTACTGGAAATGGAGCGGATTATGGCGGAACAAAATTATGTAGAACTTAGGCATGTGAATAAAAAGTATAAAGATTTTCAGGCATCCGACGACATCAATTTTGGAATTGGAAAAGGAAAGCTGATCGGGCTGCTCGGACCGAGTGGCAGCGGAAAGACGACGATCCTTCGAATGCTTGCTGGATTAGAACATGCGGATTCGGGGGAAATCATCATTGATGGAAGAGTCGTCAATGATGTACCGGCGAGTGAGCGCGGGATCGGATTTGTGTTTCAGAACTATGCGCTGTTCCGCTACATGACCGTATATGATAACATAGCATTTGGACTGGATGTAAAAAAATGGAAAAAGGCAGATATCAGACGGCGTGTGGATGAACTGGTGGAATTAGTCGGGTTAAAGGGATTTGAGAAGCGCTATCCGAACCAGTTATCCGGCGGACAGAGACAGAGGGTTGCATTTGCGAGAGCCTTAGCGCCGAACCCGGAACTTCTTCTTTTAGATGAACCGTTTGCAGCCATTGACGCAAAAGTACGTCAGGAACTTCGAAGCTGGCTTCGGGAGATGATTACGAGAGTCGGCATCACCAGCATTTTTGTCACGCATGATCAGGATGAGGCAATTGAGGTTGCAGATGAGATCATCATAACCAACCATGGACATATCGAACAGGCGGGAACGCCGATCGAAATCTACAGCCAGCCGAAGACACCGTTTGTCACAGAGTTCATGGGAAGTCCGACCAGAATCAGCAATATCACCAGCTTCCATGGGTATGAGGAATTAGGTGAGGGGCTTCATGCGGTGGTGAGACCGGAACATGTGAGTGTCACAAAAAAGACAGAGCAGAGCCGCTTTTCTTCTTCCGTGGAGGAAGGTGTTGTGGAGCGCGTGATGTTTCGCGGCAGAGAGGTCGAACTTCATGTAAGAGTACATGATGTGCTGCTTGTGGCAAACCGCAGGTTAGAGGAGGCATCGATCACAGAGGGCGAGCGTGTCAATGTGTTCATTTATCAGGTGTTTGCATTCCCGGCAGGTGAAAACGGCACACAGAATGTAAACATTGTAGAAAATGCCAATATTGAAACAGAGAAGCTGTTTTATATTTAA
- the cysW gene encoding sulfate ABC transporter permease subunit CysW, with protein sequence MYGDRQNICQVLQKSDHRKEKAMEIRKNSGPLKWILIGISTLFLIVMLILPLTYVLVTAFGEGIKVFVASVTDYYALKAIGLTLEVTLIAVVVNTIFGIAASWCITRFQFHGKKILSTLIDLPLTISPVIAGLIYILTFGRQSILYEYLRSAGIKMIFAVPGIVVATVFVTFPFISREIIPVLSTLGTDEEEAAALMGANGFTIFRKITFPHIKWALLYGIVLCTARAMGEFGAVSVLSGHLQGKTNTMPLYIELLYQGYDFTGAFAVSAILVCMAVVILVLRSVLEHKGKEA encoded by the coding sequence ATGTATGGAGACAGGCAGAATATCTGTCAGGTTTTGCAGAAATCAGATCACAGGAAGGAGAAAGCTATGGAGATCAGAAAAAATTCAGGGCCACTTAAATGGATCTTAATCGGTATCAGCACATTATTTCTCATAGTGATGTTGATCCTGCCGCTCACCTACGTCCTTGTCACAGCGTTTGGGGAGGGCATTAAAGTATTTGTGGCGTCAGTCACCGATTATTATGCATTAAAGGCAATCGGTCTTACATTGGAAGTAACGCTGATCGCGGTGGTGGTCAACACCATATTTGGAATTGCGGCATCCTGGTGTATCACGCGATTCCAGTTTCATGGCAAAAAGATCTTGTCAACGCTGATTGATCTTCCGCTTACAATCTCACCGGTTATTGCCGGACTGATCTATATCCTGACCTTTGGACGGCAGAGTATCCTTTATGAGTATCTGCGGTCGGCGGGGATCAAAATGATCTTTGCGGTACCGGGAATCGTGGTTGCAACAGTGTTTGTGACATTTCCGTTTATATCGAGGGAGATCATCCCGGTGCTCTCCACACTTGGTACCGACGAGGAGGAAGCGGCTGCACTGATGGGAGCAAACGGATTTACGATTTTCCGGAAAATTACTTTCCCACATATCAAATGGGCATTGCTTTACGGAATCGTGCTCTGTACGGCAAGAGCGATGGGAGAGTTTGGTGCGGTATCTGTTTTGTCCGGTCACCTTCAGGGAAAAACAAATACGATGCCGCTTTACATTGAACTTTTGTATCAGGGATATGATTTTACCGGAGCGTTTGCGGTATCGGCGATCTTAGTGTGTATGGCAGTCGTGATCTTAGTGCTTCGGAGTGTGTTGGAGCACAAGGGCAAAGAAGCGTAG
- the cysT gene encoding sulfate ABC transporter permease subunit CysT: MRKSKNKRVIPGFGLSFGVTITMLGLIVIIPLCSLVVFSAKLSFPEFLDTITRPRVLSSYAVSFFTAFVAAAIDAVMGMIIAWVLVRYDFPGKAIMDGIIELPFALPTAVAGIALTHLTTTEGWVGAFFQKFGIKIAYTRLGIIVALVFIGIPFVVRAVQPVLEKIDIQYEEAANILGANSRQTMFRVILPEILPSLIAGFTMSFARGLGEYGSVVFIAGNTPYETEIAPLMIMSKLQEFDYASATSIALVMLAAAFVILFINAWLQSRASKIVSGIA; encoded by the coding sequence ATGCGTAAAAGTAAAAATAAAAGAGTCATACCGGGTTTTGGACTGTCTTTTGGAGTTACCATAACAATGCTTGGACTGATCGTGATTATTCCGTTATGTTCGCTGGTTGTATTTTCAGCAAAACTTTCATTTCCTGAATTTCTTGATACAATCACAAGACCGCGTGTGTTATCGAGCTATGCAGTCAGTTTTTTTACTGCATTCGTGGCGGCGGCGATCGATGCGGTCATGGGTATGATCATCGCCTGGGTGCTTGTAAGATATGATTTTCCCGGAAAAGCGATCATGGATGGCATCATCGAACTTCCATTTGCACTGCCGACCGCAGTTGCCGGTATCGCACTGACACACCTGACCACGACGGAGGGCTGGGTAGGAGCATTTTTTCAGAAGTTCGGAATTAAGATCGCGTATACAAGACTCGGAATCATCGTGGCGCTGGTGTTTATCGGAATTCCGTTTGTTGTGCGGGCGGTGCAGCCGGTTTTGGAAAAAATAGATATCCAGTATGAGGAGGCGGCAAATATCCTCGGCGCAAACAGCAGGCAGACGATGTTCCGTGTGATCCTGCCGGAGATTTTACCATCCCTGATCGCCGGATTTACGATGTCCTTTGCGAGAGGACTTGGCGAATATGGAAGCGTGGTATTTATTGCAGGAAATACCCCTTATGAGACAGAGATCGCACCGCTGATGATCATGTCAAAGCTTCAGGAATTTGATTATGCGAGTGCAACTTCGATCGCTCTTGTCATGTTAGCGGCAGCGTTTGTGATCCTTTTTATCAATGCATGGCTGCAAAGCCGGGCGTCAAAGATCGTCAGCGGAATTGCATAG
- a CDS encoding sulfate ABC transporter substrate-binding protein yields MRKRMAAILAAAMLAMGTFAGCGSVADADTVEIVNVSYDPTRELYQAYNTLFEKHWEEQTGQKVRIIQSHGGSGKQALEVANGLDADVVTLALEGDIKTISDSGLIDPGFTSEFPDDSAPYTSTIVFLVRKGNPKQIKDWDDLLRSDVSVITPNPKTSGGARWNYLAAWYYFEGQGESEENITEHMKTLYQNVLVLDSGARGSTTTFIENGQGDVLIAWENEAFLSMQEEPGEYEIVVPSASVLCQPTVAVVDEVVDRRCSRAVAEEYLNYLYSDEAQKLAGENYYRPADQDIAKQFYTEEGTHEITKVPSDGKWMVTDVAMADISHFGGWDAVIEKHFSDGGIFDTIYERNR; encoded by the coding sequence ATGAGAAAGAGGATGGCAGCAATCCTTGCAGCAGCAATGCTTGCAATGGGAACATTCGCCGGATGCGGCAGTGTGGCAGATGCGGATACAGTAGAGATCGTCAATGTTTCCTACGATCCGACCAGAGAATTATATCAGGCCTACAATACCTTGTTCGAAAAACACTGGGAAGAGCAGACCGGGCAGAAGGTAAGGATCATCCAGTCCCATGGCGGTTCCGGAAAACAGGCATTGGAGGTTGCGAACGGCCTTGACGCCGATGTGGTAACACTTGCATTAGAGGGTGATATCAAGACGATCTCCGATTCCGGGCTGATCGATCCGGGATTTACATCAGAGTTTCCGGACGACAGTGCTCCCTATACCTCAACGATCGTATTCCTTGTGAGAAAGGGAAATCCAAAACAGATCAAAGACTGGGATGACCTTTTAAGATCGGATGTCAGTGTTATCACTCCGAACCCAAAGACTTCCGGTGGAGCAAGGTGGAATTATCTCGCGGCATGGTATTATTTTGAAGGACAGGGCGAGAGTGAGGAAAACATCACAGAGCATATGAAAACACTATATCAGAATGTGCTGGTCTTAGATTCCGGGGCACGCGGTTCAACGACCACATTCATTGAGAATGGCCAGGGTGACGTCCTGATTGCATGGGAGAATGAAGCATTTTTATCCATGCAGGAGGAACCGGGAGAATACGAGATCGTTGTTCCATCGGCATCGGTGCTTTGTCAGCCGACGGTAGCTGTTGTAGATGAAGTGGTTGACAGAAGATGCAGCCGGGCTGTTGCGGAGGAATATTTGAATTACCTGTATTCCGATGAAGCACAGAAGCTTGCAGGAGAAAATTATTACCGTCCGGCAGATCAGGACATTGCAAAACAGTTTTACACGGAGGAGGGAACACATGAGATCACAAAAGTTCCTTCCGATGGAAAATGGATGGTGACGGATGTTGCTATGGCAGATATCAGTCACTTTGGCGGATGGGATGCTGTGATAGAGAAACATTTTTCGGATGGCGGTATCTTTGACACGATCTATGAACGTAACAGGTAG